One window of the Pseudomonas lurida genome contains the following:
- the arfA gene encoding alternative ribosome rescue factor ArfA — translation MSKKPSKHGPNKAKSIIAQPLFRSRQERAGKGKGSYRREAFQSNSWEASYFLAA, via the coding sequence ATGAGCAAAAAGCCATCCAAGCATGGCCCCAACAAGGCCAAGTCCATCATCGCCCAGCCACTGTTCCGCAGCCGTCAGGAACGCGCCGGCAAGGGCAAAGGCAGCTACCGCCGCGAAGCCTTCCAGTCTAATAGCTGGGAGGCTTCTTACTTTCTGGCTGCCTGA